ACATTCTTCACGACTGTGTGCATGCACCATCGTGTAGAGGTTATATTGCCAATCGGGTACAACAACACGGTCATAGCAATGCGATATCTCCGGATTCTTCGCCATGAAGGAACCGATCTCTTCCAG
This is a stretch of genomic DNA from Selenomonadales bacterium. It encodes these proteins:
- a CDS encoding Lrp/AsnC family transcriptional regulator, which produces LEEIGSFMAKNPEISHCYDRVVVPDWQYNLYTMVHAHSREECKEIAARLAEKTGLTEYTMLFSVKEWKKTSMRYFHDEHK